One window of the Solanum stenotomum isolate F172 chromosome 11, ASM1918654v1, whole genome shotgun sequence genome contains the following:
- the LOC125844824 gene encoding WUSCHEL-related homeobox 3-like: MQVLKREKMARPTRWSPTPEQLMFLEEMYRKGLRNPNATQIQSITCHLSSFGKIEGKNVFYWFQNHKARDRQKLKKKLLAQMNQQQILVQYPIDAHSTTTASNSNNNNTLFHCPSTDHYQTCPGGLLQEGGIKEASSQVMTYVYPMDLSRPTDQNVENCMIRPYGKDWIVMMNITPNNLPYCVDRPLKTLPLFPITTTNDLKDQTTSSTSLSL, translated from the exons ATGCAAgttttgaaaagagaaaaaatggcAAGGCCAACAAGATGGAGTCCAACACCAGAACAACTTATGTTCTTAGAAGAAATGTATAGAAAAggcttaagaaatccaaatgcTACACAAATACAAAGTATTACTTGTCATTTGTCTTCATTTGGGAAAATTGAAGGGAAAAATGTGTTTTATTGGTTTCAAAACCATAAAGCTAGggatagacaaaaacttaagaaaaaacTTCTTGCACAAATGAATCAACAACAAATATTAGTTCAATATCCTATTGATGCTCATAGTACAACTACTGCTAGCAactccaataataataatacccTCTTTCATTGCCCTTCTACTGATCACTACCAAACATGTCCTGGTGGCCTTCTTCAAGAG GGTGGAATCAAAGAAGCATCATCTCAAGTAATGACTTATGTCTATCCAATGGATCTCTCAAGACCAACTGATCAAAATGTGGAAAATTGCATGATAAGACCCTATGGGAAAGATTGGATCGTGATGATGAACATTACTCCGAATAATTTACCATATTGTGTCGATCGACCCCTCAAAACACTACCACTTTTTCCCATAACAACAACCAATGACCTCAAAGACCAAACAACATCTTCCACTAGTTTAAGTCTCTGA
- the LOC125846136 gene encoding putative respiratory burst oxidase homolog protein H, which yields MGETPLENGGGGRKKMVRIESGAARGFKSLHFLDNTTGKEADAWKNVEKRFHLNAVNGILFKDKFGPSIGMESKEFAGELFDTMARRKKINAENGITIEELREFWDDISTQCPDTRLHIFFDMCDKNGDGKLSEEEVKEVLVISAAANKLTNFKKHAATYAALIMEEFDPDHLGYIEIWQLESLLRGMVGSEDGQKNMKRSQTLAKTMIPRQYRTPVSKFFSKTSEKIYDNWKRIWVVTLWLSINIILFIWKIEQFKRREAFKIMGYCVCLAKAAGETLKFNMALILVPVCRRTLTQIRESFLGYIIPFDDNINFHKMVAVGITVGAFIHVLFHTSCNFVKLASCPESKFMTALGSNFGYQQPTYMDLVVSVPGVTGILMTLFMLFSFTLATHSFRRNIIKLPWSFHRLAGFNAFWYAHHLLIFVYVLLILHGYFLFLTKEWYKKTTWMYLAVPVVLYSTERVLIINENRYHVNIRKAVIYTGNVLALYMTKPPGFKYKSGMYLFVKCPDISNFEWHPFSITSAPDDDYLSVHIRTLGDWTTELRTRFEKACQATPSKTRNLVRMETKAYNQTDAEQSQAENPMIIIKGPYGAPAQNYKKYDILLLVGLGIGATPFISIIKDILNQKSGYNQQDDSKKGPQRAYFYWVTREQGSFDWFKGVMDDIAEHDENEVIEMHNYLTSVYEEGDARSALITMVQSLQHAKNGVDVVSESRIRTHFSRPNWKRVFAQLAATHPSSRIGVFYCGSPTLTKPLKRLCQEFSLNSSTRFNFHKENF from the exons ATGGGAGAAACCCCTTTAGAaaatggaggaggaggaagaaaaaaaatggttagAATAGAATCAGGGGCAGCAAGAGGGTTCAAGAgccttcattttcttgataataCTACAGGAAAAGAAGCAGATGCTTGGAAAAATGTTGAGAAAAGATTTCATCTAAATGCTGTTAATGGCATTCTTTTTAAAGACAAATTTGGACCCTCTATAG GAATGGAAAGCAAGGAATTTGCAGGGGAGTTGTTTGATACAATGGCAAGGAGAAAAAAGATTAATGCAGAAAATGGGATAACAATTGAGGAACTTAGAGAATTTTGGGATGATATATCAACTCAATGTCCTGATACAAGGCTTCATATTTTCTTTGACAT GTGTGACAAGAATGGTGATGGGAAACTATCAGAAGAAGAGGTCAAGGAG GTTCTAGTGATTAGTGCTGCAGCCAACAAATTGACAAATTTCAAGAAACATGCAGCAACATATGCAGCTTTAATCATGGAAGAGTTTGATCCTGACCATTTAGGATATATTGAG ATATGGCAACTTGAATCTCTACTAAGAGGAATGGTTGGATCAGAAGATGGGCAAAAGAACATGAAGAGATCACAAACACTAGCAAAAACCATGATCCCTAGACAATATAGAACTCCAGTAAGCAAGTTTTTTAGCAAAACTTCAGAGAAGATATACGATAACTGGAAAAGAATTTGGGTCGTAACGTTGTGGTTGTCCATTAATATCATACTATTTATATGGAAGATTGAACAATTTAAAAGGAGAGAAGCCTTCAAGATTATGGGATATTGTGTCTGTTTAGCTAAAGCTGCAGGGGAAACTCTCAAGTTCAATATGGCTCTAATTCTCGTTCCAGTATGCCGAAGAACTCTTACTCAGATTAGAGAAAGTTTCCTTGGTTATATTATACCTTTTGATGATAACatcaattttcataaaatggTTGCCGTAGGAATTACTGTAGGGGCCTTTATTCATGTATTGTTTCACACAAGTTGCAACTTCGTAAAGTTAGCGTCCTGTCCAGAGAGTAAATTTATGACGGCTCTTGGAAGCAATTTTGGCTACCAGCAACCAACTTACATGGATCTGGTAGTATCTGTTCCAGGCGTAACGGGGATACTAATGACCCTTTTCATGCTTTTCTCCTTCACACTGGCAACACATTCGTTCCGAAGAAATATCATCAAATTGCCATGGTCATTTCATCGTTTGGCTGGATTTAATGCATTTTGGTACGCACATCATCTGCTGATATTTGTGTACGTGCTCTTGATCCTCCACGGCTACTTCCTATTCCTTACCAAAGAATGGTACAAAAAGACG ACATGGATGTATCTTGCAGTCCCAGTAGTTCTATATTCTACAGAAAGAGTTCTTATCATCAATGAGAACCGCTACCACGTGAACATCCGAAAG GCTGTTATATATACAGGGAATGTACTAGCACTATATATGACTAAACCTCCAGGATTCAAGTACAAGAGCGGAATGTACCTGTTCGTTAAATGTCCAGATATATCGAACTTTGAATG GCATCCATTCTCAATCACTTCTGCACCAGATGACGACTATCTAAGTGTCCACATTCGTACATTAGGAGACTGGACTACAGAGCTTAGAACCAGATTTGAAAAG GCATGTCAAGCTACACCATCCAAGACGAGAAATCTTGTTAGAATGGAAACTAAAGCGTATAACCAGACGGATGCGGAACAATCTCAAGCCGA AAATCCAATGATCATTATCAAAGGGCCTTATGGTGCACCAGCTCAGAACTACAAGAAGTATGATATCCTTCTACTAGTTGGCTTAGGAATTGGAGCAACACCATTTATCAGCATTATAAAGGACATACTAAACCAGAAATCGGGATAT AATCAGCAAGATGACAGCAAGAAAGGTCCTCAAAGAGCATATTTCTATTGGGTGACACGAGAACAAGGATCATTCGACTGGTTCAAGGGTGTAATGGATGACATTGCTGAACACGACGAAAAT GAAGTGATAGAAATGCACAACTACTTGACTAGTGTTTATGAAGAAGGGGACGCTCGATCAGCACTAATCACAATGGTCCAATCACTGCAACATGCTAAAAATGGAGTTGATGTTGTCTCAGAAAGCCGG ATAAGAACACATTTCTCTAGACCAAATTGGAAAAGAGTGTTTGCTCAATTAGCAGCTACACATCCATCATCTCGCATTG GTGTTTTCTACTGTGGAAGTCCAACACTTACCAAACCACTCAAAAGGTTGTGTCAAGAATTTAGCTTAAATTCATCCACGCGCTTCAACTTCCACAAAGAGAACTTCTAG